A segment of the Solanum lycopersicum chromosome 9, SLM_r2.1 genome:
ACCATGTCCGTGCTTAATCAAGGCATGTAATCATAAGATGATGCAAAAATATCTTTGTAATCAAACAAGGCCTGGATTATATCGTCCTTTTGATGTCGAACATGTACACTTATCTTAGTCTCTTTAATAATTTCCTCATCCCCTAGATTTATCGTCTTGGTTTCACTCATGTTtggatttgacttattttcaaaatgattgaaatccCTCCTTAAATCTTCAAATACTCTGTCTTCATCATGTTCGATTTCTTgacttattatttcaatattaggTCGAAGATTAGATTGGATATCAAGATCTGGCGAAAAATTCTGCGTGCATATCATATCACTAGAATTGGCatagaaagaaatatataaaataaaacgaaCAAATATATTAGACTGAAATAAAGATGCAATTACATCCTATTGAAAAGGGAAATAGAATGTTTGAAATAAAACGACAAGATAAGATCCTAATTACAATCCTTGATTGAATCGgatgacaaaagaaaaaacaagacagACTACCAAGACTCGTCTTTTACGGGGAGAGGGGTGGCCTCCCAATTGTTTAGATTGACATCAGGACCAATGAATTGCACATCTCTGTCTCTAGTGCCTTCTCCGAGTTCCACCATATCAACCTCGataaataaatctttaaaataGTTGATCATTTCTTTGCTAACTTTCATCACTGGCTTTCGAAAAGATAATTGATAAGATTCTATTGCGCGGGCTTTAATGAAAGATTTGTAGATTAGTTGTATAGGCTTGGTAAGTGACCATACATCTCTCTTCTGCTTCTTTTCCTTCATTTTGTCCTCGACTCTAGGTTGGTAGCCAAAGCCAAAAGTACCGATGCTCTTAGGTAGACTCACAGGATAAGATCTTCCTTGCAAGCAGATTCCTAAGCCTTTACCCGGCTCAAACCCATGTTTCAGCAATTCATTCACCACCATTACAGACGCGATGGGCATATTTGGTTTTGGAATGACACTCCCCTCGGGAACATGCTCAATAACCACTACCTCAGAAGCTTGATAAACTAGTGCCTCATTCTCATTATCTGCATTGATAAAAGGGAAGGAAGAGTCTTTGTAGATTGACAAATCCCCCTCACCATGAACAATTACCTCTTGTCGGTCGTGTTCAAACTTAATCATTTGATGCAACGTTGAGGGGACTGCTGCAGCCCTATGCACCCATGGCCTCCCCAACAATAGCTTGTAGGACGCGTTGATATCCAACACATGAAAATTCACAGTGAAATCCACAGGCCCTATGGCTAGTACGAGCTCTATCTCACCAATAACATATGTTATTGACCCATCAAAAGCTCTAACACATACATTGTTAGGTCGGACCCTTTCAGCACTAACATTCAATTTCTGTAGAGTTCATAAAGGACAAATATTTGTTGCAGATCCTCCATCAATTAGAACTCGAGTGACATATGAAAGCTCACACTTTACAGTGATATGTAGGCCTTGGTTATGTCCTGTACCTTCTTTGGGTAGTTCATCATCTAAAAAGGTGATGCGGTTTATCTCAAATATTTTCCTAGTAATCTTCTCTAACTGACTAACTGTAACTTTACTAGGAACATGTGCttcattcaaaatattaattacaGCCTTACAATGTTCATCAGAATATATTAGCAAAGACAACAAAGAGATTTGGGCTGgagtttttcttaattgttccACCACGGAGTAGTCTGATAGTTTCATCCTCCTTAGGAAATCCTCTGCCTCTCCTTCAGTGACCAAACTCTTTATTTGTATTTGgtcattttttgttttccttaattCCATCAGGACATAACAACTTCCTGAACGGGTTATTCCTCCCActtcatctatttcttcatCTATTTCTTTTCCCTTGTATGTCACGACATTAGGCTCATAATTCTAAGGAACAGCTTTGGGGTTAGTAATTGGGAGCTGGGGTACTGGCCTGATAATCACAGGAGGAATATGGGCCCCTCGCACGATTAAGATAGGCTTGTTTGGCCCTTTTGGAACAAAAGATTTTGCCTTACTCTGGCTTACCCAAACATCTTCAAGGGCTCCTTTCACAGTTAAGATGGGTGTGTTTGATGGACTCAACTTTTCTAACACACTTTCCGCCCCTAAAGGCATCATTTTTGTTTAATCAACAACATTTGATGACTTCTCAATGCCAGTTCCAACCCTAAGGATTGGCTTATACGGAGATGCAAAATCTTCATGACCCTTCATCATTTCTAGCATGTTTGTTTCAGTATGCCTCGGCAATGGATTTTGATTGATGTTGGGTCCACTCGGACTTTCAACTATAATTCTATTAGAATCGATCAAATCCTGAATGGCCCTTTTCAAATACCAACATCTCTCTATGTTGTGACCTGGGCATGAGAACAATATGCGCAATGTTGAGAATGATCCAAATTTCTCGGGGGAGGATTCGACATCTTTCTCTCAATAGGACTCAAAACATTCAATGTCCTTAATTTTTGGAACAAGCTAGCATACGACTCCATAATAGGACTTAACTCATCTTTAACGGCATTTCCCTTTTTGTATTGTGGTCCAGGACGGAAAGGAATTCTAGCAGTATTTTGATGAACTTTTGGGGGTGGTGGATGATTTTGTGGAGTTGGTTCACGCCATTGTGGATAAGAAGGGGGTGCACTTGGTTGTGCATTAAAAAGCATGATATGGAGTGTATGGGAAAGAATATTGTGGAGCTTGGGAAGGAAAATAGTGTTGTGGGGAATTACCTAAAACATGAGTCCTAGGCGCTGATACAATAGTGGCCACATCCTCCCTTCTCTTCTTCCCTCCAATATTTCTAGAACCATTTTGAAGCACTTGTGTTGTGGCTTTTAAGGCAGCTTGACATACAATCTTTCCAGACATGATGCCATTTTCCACCATTTCCCCTACCTTAATAACTTCAGCGAATGTCTTCCCTACGGCAGAAAGCAGATAGTGAaagtaatcaggttcttgcgCCTGGAGAAAAACGTCAATCATCTCTGACTTTTTCATCGGTGGTTTAACCCTAGCAGCTTGTTCCCTCCATCTGATAGCATATTCACGAAAATTTTCCGTGGTCTTTTTTCTAATGTTGACTAACGAGGAGCGATCTGGAACaatgtcaatattatattgGAATTGTTGTACCAAACATCGAGCCAAATCATTCCATGTGTGCCAGTTGGTGATATTCTGATCTATGAACCATTCAGATTCAATCCCTATTAAGCTTTCCCCAAAATAGGCCATAAGTAACTCTTCTTTGCCCTCTGCACCCCTCAATTGGTTGCAATATCTGTTTAGATGAACTATGGGGTCTCCATGACCATCGTATTTTTCAAACATTGGAGTTTTAAAACCAGCAGGCAAATGGACTTGAGGAAACATACACAAGTCACTGAACGAGATGCCTTTGTGGCCTCCTAGTCCTTGCATATCTCTTATACTCTGTTCCAAACTGTTCATTTTCTTAGtcatttcttcatgttcctcatTCTTGACCATCCTCTCAATTTCAACAGGGGAACTATATTGATGATTGTGGGAATGAGAACTTGGAGTTTTAATGGTCTCTTTAAGAGTGTAACTCTCCTCACGCCAAACTTTGGGCGGGTGATCGTTGTTGGATTTGGGCACCATCGTTGGCTGCGGGATGTTGTTAGTCGGGGCAGTTGACACAAAGTGTGGATTACTTATTACAGGCGTATTCGAAGGGCGCGCCATAGAAGTTCCAGCGACATTGGATGTGTTAGCATAGGGGTCGAATCTAGGGGGATATATCGGATAACTTTTCGATACCTGGATAGGATGagacatatttgtattaaaatagtcTCGGATTGAAGATGGTGGAGGTTGTCTACTCATCCAAGCCTCGTACATCTCTGCCATTTGTTGTCTTAACACCCTTATCTCTTCTGTTGTCCCCATTTCATGTGAAGTCATCTGGTTTTGGATCTCCTCATCATTGTCCGATTCATTTCCGTCTCTGGGGGCCATTTTCTATTTCCCTTTCGATCTTGTGTTGTAAGGATGTGATACCAGTTTAACCACAAACCATCCACCTTTAAGCTAGTatgtctctctctttctctctctctctctctctctcattgaATAGAGTAATAAACCGATTAGTGTTAAGAAATTTTGTACATTGTATCCACATACATACTTCTAATATGGAGGACCTCATGTTTCATCCCGGCTTACCTAGGCATTCTTCTCTTcattagttttttaatattttattatttttatttatttatttacttatttatttatttatttattatcattttgattatcattttttaagacaaagaagaaagaaaaaagaaaagaaaataataataataataataataataataatttggatcgaaccccctaggttgcctacgtatcatgTTTGGCCCATGAATCAAATCTTGCGTAGTtcgagaaaaatattaataataatttttttttgcatgacaTATGCACATAAGGTGACCGAAAGTaaatctttttcattcattttcaaatatttgaaacaatgatttaaataaataaacaaaaaaacagAAGTACCTAGGACTTAGATAgactctaaataaaataaaataacaaaaaaaaaactaaaaatactaataataatgaaataatcacTACTAAGAAAATAGACTCTAAAAGAAACTGAATCCTCGAATCTCAATCATCTCCAAGGCCCTTATAAATCTTCGCCAACGCTTTCGGTAGATATGGAGCCAAAGCACGGGCCTGTTGGCCCAACCTCTCATCGTTCTGGTGTAAATATCTAGAATAAACATTGTTGAGTTCATCCCTGAGTTGTAGTATTCGGTCTCTGGCTTCATCCATATTGTCATAACAATTCTGTAACCAGTGGTGAGCAGCATTTACTTCATGCGTCAAATCTTCCCTTTGTTCTTGAAGTTCTTCAATTTGAAGGCGGAGTGCATCTCGCTCGGCTATTCTCTGACCTCTCTCGATCTCACAGTCTGCCTGATAAGCACTAAAACGCCTTGCTATTTCTCTTTCCCTTACCATAGAGGCTTTAACTTGAGTTTGTAGTCTAGACTGTGCGCAGATAAGTTGAGCCTTATCTTTCTTATACTCCTCTTCCTGTTGCTCCATAGCGCATGTGGCAATACCCAAGTCTTCTTGTAAGGTTAGAATGGTAGAGCGGTGTTTTCTAACTCTAACTTCAAATATCGCATCACGTTGGGACAACTCTTCTTTAGCGTTTTTTAGGTCATTACTTAGGATATCAAGAGTAGATTTGTAGATTCTTCCGACTTTGAGGTGAGCTTGGTTGATCTTAACCTCAATTTCTGCTTCTTGATCTATAGGTCGTTTTATTGACCCTTCTGGCATAACCTTAGGAAGGGGCTGATCATGAACCCAGTCTAAGTATGCTTGGTTCACCTCGCCTCTAGTGCGATCCTTCACCATATCGTGGGGACTTGAGAGTATGCATCCCCCCCAAATCTTAAATATCTCTGATTGACTTAAAGGTATCTTGGTATGAAACTCATACATGAATTCACGCATATCTTCATTGGGTGGTATAAACTGGTGTCGCCCAAGTTGTCGCATGACTCTAAGTGGCATGTAAGGTTGGACACCTGGAAGACCCATTAGGACAATGAACGATCGAAAAGTAGACATGTATATCATCTCGGCCAATGGAAACCAATGATAATTCCACACGATCTTGTCAGCAGTAAGATTATTGAGGTGTTGCTTTTAAGCTTCAATACCCTTCGGCAAACTATGATCTTTGATTCTTTCTTTGTGGCCTCCAATATAATCATTCCATTCTACTTTAAAGTCCGTTGCATAAGGGTGACGACGAATGTGTTCAATCATCTATAGTTGTAATAACATATTGCATCCCTCAAAGTAGTCTTTTGCCATCCTTGCAAATGGTAAAAGCAAGATAGATGTCTGCCAGAATCATTGGTACGAGGGTGATATTAGGCTTTTTCTCAAAAGTTGTAATGACTGCAGCTAAGTTCATGCTAATCTTTCCTCCCTTTTTTGGAAATACCATGATCCCCAAAAAATCAACCACGAAGGCATCATAACTGTGTGCTTCCCAGGTCAGACGACACCCATTATTACGAAGTTTCTTTCCATACACTTCGAATCCATCACTTTTGCCATATATTTTGTACAAAAATTCTAATGGGACCCATCAATTATTGAGACAACCACCTATATCATTCTCATTTATATGCAGTAATTCCAGAAACCTCCTCCCATTAATATGTTTTGGTATCGTAGGCTCTTCTTTGTGAAGATGTTTACCCTTTTCAATGAATGCCCCTATCTCCTCAAGGGTGATGGTGAGTTCACAAtcagaaaaatgaaatacattCCTTAACGGGTCCCAAAAATGCACTAGTGCTTCTATCAAATCCCGTCGTGGCTCAACATACAAAAGGCTTCGTAGAAATCCCAAGCGTTTGAACACCATTCCTCGTCCATGATTTGTCATATTTTCATACGATGTCTTCAAGAGTGCCGGGGCCTTATCCAATATCATGAATCGAGGTGATTGGTCCTCTCTTTGTCTCTTATCTCCCTTTTCATATGGATTCATATTTCCCTATAGTATGATAGTGACAAACtagactaaataaaatatatattttttaaataagaataacggaaaaatcatacacacaaaaaaagtaatttttttaattatttttttataataaaatatatttttttaaaagaagaataacgtaaaaatcatacacacaaaaaaaattattattaatttttttttaataaaataatcatacaaagacacacacaaaaacaaaagcaattttttataattttttaatttttttttaaaaaaaaattattaaaggaagaatgagaatatatatatatatatatatatatatatatatatatatatatatatatatatatatatatgcatatatattaaTAGCCCTTAAAAATTTTCCTAAAAGTAAACATATTAgtatattcaattatattttattttttgttgattaaattttcaatcactttttttttatatagaaaatcTTTAAtgctaataatatatttttctatttgtaaaaaaaaataatatgaacttgatagaaaaaattatatttaataaaaggattacgtcaaaactttaatttggtatttttctttataattaattttcattataaatcatTAATCTAAAGCCGATCAACATTTGTATAGTCTTCCACATAATgctaaaaataatacaaaataatgtAAATGATAGTCTCAAGTAGGGATACTTCTTGTAGACAGGCTCGTCCTTTATGTCGAGTtccccattaattcaacattatgCATGATACAGATAAACCGAATACTATTAGGGATAGTTATTATTGAGGCTTGTTTTACTAGGTAAACAATTTAATAGGGAAGGTGTCTAGACTGGCCATAAAACGAGTGGACTACTCGAGTCGAGAAGGGACAGCTTACCAGTAGCAGGGCTTTCTGGCCTCACTGTTAGTCCTTCCCATCCCAAGACATGTGTTACTATAGAATCCTTCCCAGGAGCGTTGCCGCATCTCTGGTATCTCATGGCTCGGGAGCGTAATCGCATCTCCGAATAAAGTATCTCAGAAGACTCAGATGGATGCGCGAGGAAAAgacaattatatgataattaacatattatcaaGAAgggtaaataaaaaaacaaataacataTTATGCAATTAAACACAATATTTACAAATCGATAAGTAcgtaaatacataataaagtcATGTAGAAGTCCATGTTTACAAGCTTGAATTCTaaatccccagcggagtcgccagaGATGTCACACCCTTTTTTCGCGCAGCGGCGTAAGggtttttttccaatttaagtgacgttattaattaggggattattttaatattttaagagtcgccacttggaatagagttacggtgttccaagtcaccttttatttaatccctaatcaaaaaagaaatgacTCTTTATTTTGTCTGCGAACCagttcgggtaaggaattctattgaccgaggggaaggtattaGTCATCCCTctagtcccgtggttctagcacggtcactttatggacttttatgacttaaactaatttatgaatattatattattaagacAAATGTACTTACCCTCATTCTTTgatttatattaacatatttaaaaccaTCCAATTTTAGAAGCATGTcaagtttttatacattattattttttattattccttCAACATTTTGCTTGTTTCTTaatttatctttcttttctttcttgtatttctttttgtactaatttttcacgttttttttgtttaactttccttattttatattttttagtttttacattgatttttttctttttcttttcttactctttttaaggattttttttaatgataataataaattgttttaaCGATTTTTAACACTAtactttttgtatcttttcatttttaaagtatttattttttttaaccttttcgtgtacattttttcattctttttattatatatatattttttactttttattattctttttctaattcgaacattccttcttcactacttttcttttctcttcttatttttccatctttttctttttggtcatcaatatatatatatatatatatatgtaggtAGGTAATGTTgacattgtttttgttttatttttcatttcttattatttgaaagaaaaaataataagcatattataacaattcaatagttatttttcaatataatattcaataatCTTCTTTAGATGATTATTAACATTAGCATTAAATAATTTGCAAATCAACTCTATCTCACAAATTTTCTCattcaatattatcataaactATTTTACTAATCTAGTATATTTAGGCACAAACAAAGagattaaattttaaacaattaaatttatattcacaGTAAAGTATGCATACTAAAAATTATAAGGggagataaataaatatgaggCGTGTTGTCGGAATTAACTTTACAGATTATATGGAACATAcaatcatttaaataatttttctcatgcttcgatttaaaaaatatataaaaataagttttttttttaaaaaaaagaaaaaaaatattattaattactatGATTAAATAGGAGCAAGAACGATTTCACCAGATACTATTCATAAAGATTAAAACATGAAACtatactgtaacgacctgtttagtcgttttgagaagcagattttatttctggaaaaactggctgagacgacggaacccacaacggaccttcatgggcatgacggaccgtcgagggtgtctcgttccaaaatacttagaatcctgaaaattgggtactgaaatcgactctctgaatatcgtaacggaatggtaggacggaccgtcgtgggtacgacgggccatcacagacccttttatgaaattgagtctctgaactctctGACGGag
Coding sequences within it:
- the LOC138338437 gene encoding uncharacterized protein, whose translation is MAPRDGNESDNDEEIQNQMTSHEMGTTEEIRVLRQQMAEMYEAWMSRQPPPSSIRDYFNTNMSHPIQVSKSYPIYPPRFDPYANTSNVAGTSMARPSNTPVISNPHFVSTAPTNNIPQPTMVPKSNNDHPPKVWREESYTLKETIKTPSSHSHNHQYSSPVEIERMVKNEEHEEMTKKMNSLEQSIRDMQGLGGHKGISFSDLCMFPQVHLPAGFKTPMFEKYDGHGDPIVHLNRYCNQLRGAEGKEELLMAYFGESLIGIESEWFIDQNITNWHTWNDLARCLVQQFQYNIDIVPDRSSLVNIRKKTTENFREYAIRWREQAARVKPPMKKSEMIDVFLQAQEPDYFHYLLSAVGKTFAEVIKVGEMVENGIMSGKIVCQAALKATTQVLQNGSRNIGGKKRREDVATIVSAPRTHVLGNSPQHYFPSQAPQYSFPYTPYHAF